Proteins encoded together in one Shewanella oneidensis MR-1 window:
- a CDS encoding ArsJ-associated glyceraldehyde-3-phosphate dehydrogenase, producing the protein MAIKIGINGFGRMGRLALRAAWDWDEVEFVQINDPAGDAHTLAHLLEFDSVHGRWRYPVTANADAIQIQDKTIRTTRNKAIADTDWSGCDVVIEASGVMKTKALLQAYLDQGVKRVVVTAPVKEDGVLNVVMGVNHQLYDPAMHPIVTAASCTTNCLAPVVKVIHEQIGIKHGSMTTIHDITNTQTILDAPHKDLRRARACGLSLIPTTTGSATAITHIFPELKGKLNGHAVRVPLANASLTDCVFELERAVTEAEVNALLKTAAEGELKGILGYEERPLVSVDYKTDPRSSIVDALSTMVINGTQLKLYVWYDNEWGYANRTAELARLVGQLDLPR; encoded by the coding sequence ATGGCAATCAAAATCGGCATTAATGGTTTCGGGCGAATGGGGCGTTTAGCACTGCGCGCGGCATGGGACTGGGATGAGGTAGAGTTTGTGCAGATCAACGATCCCGCAGGCGACGCGCATACATTGGCACATTTACTCGAGTTTGATTCTGTCCATGGCCGCTGGCGTTATCCTGTGACGGCGAATGCTGATGCGATTCAGATCCAAGATAAAACTATTCGCACCACGCGCAATAAAGCCATTGCCGATACAGATTGGTCAGGTTGCGATGTAGTGATTGAAGCCTCCGGCGTGATGAAAACCAAAGCGCTATTGCAAGCCTATTTAGATCAAGGTGTTAAGCGGGTGGTTGTCACTGCTCCCGTGAAAGAAGACGGCGTGTTAAACGTAGTGATGGGGGTGAATCATCAGTTATACGATCCGGCTATGCATCCCATAGTGACCGCCGCATCTTGTACCACCAATTGCCTTGCGCCTGTGGTGAAAGTGATCCACGAGCAGATCGGCATCAAACACGGATCGATGACCACGATCCACGATATTACTAACACGCAAACAATTCTTGATGCGCCCCATAAGGATTTACGCCGTGCCCGTGCCTGTGGTCTGAGTTTAATCCCAACCACAACGGGCAGTGCGACAGCAATTACTCATATCTTCCCTGAACTTAAGGGCAAGCTTAATGGTCACGCTGTACGGGTGCCACTGGCTAATGCTTCACTCACCGATTGCGTGTTCGAGCTGGAGCGCGCCGTTACTGAAGCGGAAGTGAATGCGCTACTAAAAACCGCCGCCGAGGGCGAGCTTAAGGGCATTTTAGGCTATGAAGAGCGGCCGCTAGTGTCGGTGGATTACAAGACCGATCCGCGCTCAAGCATTGTCGATGCGCTATCGACCATGGTGATTAATGGCACTCAACTTAAACTTTATGTGTGGTACGACAATGAATGGGGATACGCCAATCGCACCGCTGAGCTCGCCCGTTTAGTCGGCCAGCTTGATTTGCCGCGCTAG
- the arsJ gene encoding organoarsenical effux MFS transporter ArsJ, translating to MSAAKPFEQLMQLPAAVRQYLLITFNYWSFTLTDGALRMLVVLHFHQLGYSPLAIAMLFLFYEIFGVVTNLLGGYLGARLGLNRTMNMGLGMQVFALAMLLVPAASLPLWLAGVPWVMAAQALSGVAKDLNKMSAKSAIKLLVPKGEQGKLYQWVALLTGSKNALKGAGFFLGGMLLALFGFELAIAMMASLLGLVWLLSVVMLKKDLGKAKNQPKFTEIFSKSRSVNILSAARLFLFAARDAWFVVALPVYLASKFAWDHWAVGGFLALWVIGYGIVQTLAPKITGNQHQGLGVGAAPDGCSALIWASILAFVPALIACAMQFSFYPEASLLLGLMLFGVLFAVNSSLHSYLIVSYASEDAVSLDVGFYYMANAMGRLVGTVLSGLVYQAYGLAACLWISSIFIGITAVISIKLPRQVA from the coding sequence ATGTCTGCCGCCAAGCCCTTTGAACAACTGATGCAATTGCCCGCTGCCGTGCGGCAATATTTGCTGATCACCTTCAATTACTGGAGTTTTACCTTAACCGATGGTGCGCTACGGATGTTGGTGGTGCTGCATTTTCATCAGCTTGGTTACAGTCCGCTGGCGATCGCTATGCTGTTTCTGTTCTATGAGATTTTTGGCGTAGTGACTAATCTGCTTGGCGGCTATCTCGGTGCGCGTTTAGGGCTGAATCGCACCATGAACATGGGCCTTGGGATGCAAGTGTTTGCCTTAGCCATGTTGTTAGTGCCGGCGGCGAGTTTACCCTTATGGCTCGCAGGTGTGCCTTGGGTCATGGCGGCGCAGGCTTTATCTGGAGTTGCTAAAGATCTCAATAAGATGAGTGCCAAAAGCGCGATAAAACTGTTAGTGCCTAAGGGGGAGCAGGGCAAGCTTTACCAGTGGGTTGCCTTATTAACAGGTTCTAAAAATGCCCTTAAGGGGGCGGGATTTTTCCTCGGCGGTATGTTGCTCGCCTTATTCGGATTTGAGTTAGCGATTGCCATGATGGCGAGCTTGCTCGGGCTAGTATGGTTACTCAGTGTGGTGATGCTGAAGAAGGATTTAGGTAAAGCCAAGAATCAACCCAAATTTACGGAGATTTTCTCTAAAAGTCGCAGTGTGAATATTCTCTCAGCGGCACGATTATTCCTATTTGCCGCTAGAGATGCGTGGTTTGTGGTAGCGCTGCCTGTGTATCTTGCTAGCAAATTTGCTTGGGACCATTGGGCGGTGGGGGGCTTTTTGGCTTTGTGGGTTATCGGCTATGGCATAGTACAAACTCTCGCGCCTAAGATCACAGGTAATCAACACCAAGGTTTAGGAGTCGGTGCTGCACCCGATGGCTGCAGCGCGTTAATTTGGGCGAGTATCTTGGCCTTTGTCCCCGCGCTGATTGCCTGTGCGATGCAGTTCAGTTTTTATCCTGAGGCGAGTTTGTTGTTGGGCTTAATGCTGTTTGGCGTGCTGTTTGCGGTGAACTCGTCGCTGCACAGTTATTTGATAGTGAGTTACGCCAGTGAAGATGCGGTATCGCTGGATGTGGGGTTCTATTACATGGCCAATGCTATGGGGCGTTTAGTCGGCACAGTGCTTTCTGGCTTAGTGTATCAAGCCTATGGTTTAGCGGCCTGTTTGTGGATTTCGAGCATTTTTATCGGCATCACAGCGGTGATTTCGATTAAATTACCTCGGCAAGTCGCGTGA
- a CDS encoding DUF2927 domain-containing protein translates to MGLSLSLLLGIAFPLFAAQTQPTLIQALNPAADWKDSAYITQAFSEIALKNEYDKDKHRVRKWHIPVRVFIEHQVGDKALHTQLVQMHLAHLAEITGHDIQLVDVLSEANLHLVFTRQSLWVDDIMRLMGPNAAKNVHGSVCMAKFALNANSEIDRAWVIIPVDQAKMHGKLVACVVEEITQVLGLPNDSEKVFPSIFNDKTPQDLLTGLDYILLKLLYSTEIKAGMTTTEVQPIIQKQLIKWQRDGTLIYADKTVRQGQLYGLLGY, encoded by the coding sequence ATGGGTCTTAGTCTAAGTTTATTGCTTGGCATTGCCTTTCCGCTTTTTGCCGCACAAACGCAGCCCACGTTGATTCAGGCATTAAATCCCGCCGCAGATTGGAAAGACTCAGCCTATATTACCCAAGCATTTAGCGAAATAGCCCTTAAAAATGAATACGATAAAGATAAACACCGCGTGCGTAAGTGGCATATTCCTGTGCGAGTGTTTATTGAACATCAAGTGGGCGACAAGGCGCTGCATACTCAATTAGTGCAGATGCACTTGGCGCACTTAGCCGAGATTACGGGTCACGATATTCAATTGGTGGATGTATTATCAGAGGCAAATCTGCACTTAGTGTTTACCCGGCAATCCCTGTGGGTCGATGACATCATGCGCTTAATGGGGCCAAATGCGGCGAAGAATGTCCACGGCTCAGTGTGTATGGCCAAGTTTGCCCTTAACGCTAACAGTGAAATCGATCGGGCTTGGGTGATTATTCCCGTTGATCAGGCAAAAATGCACGGTAAGTTAGTGGCTTGTGTGGTGGAGGAGATCACCCAAGTGCTCGGGCTGCCCAATGATTCTGAAAAAGTATTCCCCTCCATTTTTAACGATAAAACTCCCCAGGATTTACTCACAGGGCTCGATTATATTTTGCTGAAATTGCTCTACAGTACTGAAATTAAAGCCGGTATGACGACAACAGAAGTACAGCCCATCATTCAAAAACAACTCATAAAATGGCAGCGTGATGGCACGCTGATTTATGCTGACAAAACCGTGCGCCAAGGTCAGCTATATGGGCTACTTGGCTATTGA
- a CDS encoding MBL fold metallo-hydrolase RNA specificity domain-containing protein translates to MQMTLQFLGAAREVTGSCHLVTVAGKHLLLDCGLIQGGKADELRNHEPFVFDPQTIVAVVLSHAHIDHSGRLPLLVKAGFDGPIYTHKATAELCAIMLKDAAMLQVRDTERTNKKRAKHDLAPLEPLFTVEDAEQAISQFVSLEYGQVTRVIPHVDICLSDAGHILGSALVELWLGEGKSQKKIVFSGDLGRAGMPILQNPTLVDTADLVLMESTYGNRFHRSWTDTLAELKDIFAKTVNESQGNILLPAFSVGRAQELLYLFHLYAKEWDLGRWKICLDSPMAIEATRVYVNNYPLMDEDFKRFTRQHPGQHPLLSNVEFIQTTEESIALNEVHKGLIIIAGSGMCNGGRIRSHLEHNLWRSECDVIICGFQALGTPGRALVDGAKELTIHGNSVNVAAKLHTVGGLSAHADQAELLRWYRHFEEQPPLVLVHGEPEAQQGLVAVMNQDPKTKPKALAIATRGDMLDLTALPKLVWVTA, encoded by the coding sequence ATGCAAATGACATTGCAGTTTTTAGGTGCAGCTCGGGAAGTCACTGGTTCTTGTCATTTAGTCACAGTGGCGGGGAAGCACCTGTTGCTCGATTGCGGCTTAATCCAAGGTGGTAAGGCGGATGAATTACGTAATCACGAACCTTTCGTCTTTGATCCGCAAACCATTGTCGCCGTTGTGCTAAGCCATGCCCATATCGACCATTCAGGGCGTTTACCGCTCTTGGTCAAAGCGGGTTTTGATGGACCCATCTATACCCATAAAGCCACTGCAGAGCTGTGTGCCATCATGCTGAAAGATGCGGCCATGCTGCAGGTGCGCGATACCGAAAGGACCAATAAAAAGCGCGCTAAACATGATCTTGCCCCCCTAGAGCCACTTTTCACCGTTGAAGATGCCGAACAGGCCATCAGCCAGTTTGTTTCGCTGGAATATGGCCAAGTAACTCGGGTTATCCCCCATGTGGATATTTGCCTCTCAGATGCGGGGCATATTTTAGGCTCTGCCTTAGTCGAGCTGTGGTTAGGCGAAGGTAAGTCCCAGAAGAAAATCGTTTTCAGTGGTGATCTTGGCCGGGCGGGCATGCCCATTTTGCAAAATCCTACCTTAGTGGATACGGCGGATTTAGTGTTAATGGAAAGCACCTACGGCAACCGTTTTCACCGCAGTTGGACCGATACCCTTGCCGAGTTAAAGGACATTTTTGCTAAGACAGTCAACGAGAGCCAAGGTAATATCTTGCTACCGGCTTTCTCGGTTGGGCGGGCACAGGAACTTTTATATCTATTTCATTTATATGCTAAAGAATGGGATCTTGGTCGCTGGAAAATCTGTCTAGATAGCCCTATGGCGATTGAGGCAACCCGTGTCTATGTTAATAATTATCCGTTAATGGATGAGGACTTTAAGCGCTTTACCCGCCAGCATCCGGGGCAACACCCATTACTGTCGAATGTGGAGTTTATTCAAACCACGGAAGAATCTATCGCCCTCAACGAGGTGCATAAAGGGTTGATTATTATTGCTGGTAGCGGCATGTGTAACGGCGGTCGTATTCGCAGCCACCTCGAACATAATCTGTGGCGATCTGAATGTGATGTGATTATCTGTGGTTTCCAAGCACTCGGCACGCCCGGCCGCGCCTTAGTTGATGGTGCCAAGGAGCTTACTATCCATGGCAATAGCGTCAACGTTGCTGCTAAGTTGCATACTGTGGGGGGCTTATCTGCCCATGCGGACCAGGCAGAGTTGTTACGTTGGTATCGCCATTTTGAAGAGCAGCCCCCTTTGGTGCTGGTTCATGGGGAGCCCGAAGCCCAGCAGGGATTAGTGGCGGTCATGAATCAAGATCCTAAAACTAAACCTAAAGCGCTCGCCATCGCCACCCGTGGCGACATGTTGGATTTAACCGCTTTACCCAAACTGGTATGGGTGACGGCTTAA
- a CDS encoding flavohemoglobin expression-modulating QEGLA motif protein — protein MSESLAQYQEDLRRFSDELIRIQTPIKILDAIKWPREMEERFLSSKGTVLPAIKQDFYQNIALPFDPAKTQAELLSLKNDIHRRLGKKDKLGKLLVANVDQYRLVVDMLGHRGTPTFGKLSQELYGSASHRLHGDRHTLRQLGDRLSYIFSLPAARHMNKHHPKIISAPEAVNVLSQRLEKYFHSDDMRVRLSDGIVSDAAVGGDTVKLNSKAMFSESDLNVYEVHEGWVHVGTTLNGRAQPHATWLSVGSPRVAATQEGLAVLLEMLTLSSNPGRARRISDRVAAVDMAENGADFIEVFNYFRELNLSAKDSYRVTQRVFRGGMVEGGSFFTKDISYVRGYVENINFIRSAITSGLPELIPMLFLGKLAIEDIPVLYQACQEGILTPPKYLPPMFDNFSGLYAWFGFASGLAGIDLKGVQRHFTRLFKDVPSIDPSLELLDDTEFDNNSD, from the coding sequence ATGTCAGAGTCGTTAGCCCAATACCAAGAAGATTTACGCCGCTTTTCCGATGAGCTGATCCGCATTCAAACCCCGATTAAGATTTTGGATGCCATCAAATGGCCACGGGAAATGGAAGAGCGTTTTCTTTCCAGTAAAGGCACTGTTCTCCCTGCAATTAAACAAGACTTTTATCAAAACATTGCCTTACCCTTCGATCCGGCAAAAACACAAGCCGAATTACTTTCTCTTAAGAATGATATCCACCGCCGTTTGGGCAAAAAAGACAAGTTGGGTAAGCTGTTAGTCGCCAACGTTGACCAATATCGTCTTGTTGTCGATATGCTGGGTCATAGGGGAACCCCAACTTTTGGTAAACTTAGCCAAGAACTCTATGGCAGCGCTAGCCACAGGTTACACGGTGATCGCCACACCCTGCGGCAACTGGGCGATAGGCTTAGTTATATTTTTTCGCTGCCTGCTGCTCGGCATATGAATAAGCATCACCCTAAAATCATTAGCGCCCCAGAAGCTGTGAATGTGCTCAGCCAGCGACTCGAAAAATACTTCCATAGTGATGATATGCGGGTGCGTTTGAGTGACGGTATTGTATCCGATGCCGCGGTGGGCGGTGATACGGTTAAACTCAACAGCAAAGCGATGTTCAGCGAGTCTGATCTTAATGTGTACGAAGTCCATGAAGGATGGGTGCATGTCGGTACCACCCTGAATGGCCGAGCTCAGCCCCATGCCACTTGGCTCAGTGTTGGTTCTCCCCGCGTAGCAGCAACACAAGAAGGCCTTGCCGTCTTACTCGAAATGCTCACTCTGAGCTCAAACCCTGGCCGAGCCCGCCGCATTAGCGATCGTGTTGCGGCTGTAGATATGGCAGAAAATGGCGCCGATTTTATCGAAGTTTTTAATTATTTTAGAGAGTTAAACCTGAGCGCCAAAGATAGTTATCGAGTAACCCAAAGGGTATTTCGCGGTGGCATGGTCGAAGGCGGCAGCTTTTTTACCAAAGATATTTCTTATGTTCGAGGTTATGTCGAAAATATCAACTTTATCCGCAGTGCTATTACATCGGGCTTACCCGAGCTGATCCCCATGTTGTTTTTAGGCAAACTCGCCATTGAGGATATTCCCGTTCTCTATCAAGCCTGCCAAGAAGGAATACTCACGCCACCTAAGTATTTACCGCCTATGTTCGACAACTTTAGTGGCCTATATGCTTGGTTTGGTTTCGCCTCAGGACTCGCAGGTATTGATTTGAAAGGGGTGCAACGCCACTTCACCCGCTTATTTAAAGATGTGCCCAGTATCGACCCGAGTCTCGAGTTACTAGACGATACTGAATTTGATAATAACTCTGACTAA
- a CDS encoding PA3496 family putative envelope integrity protein encodes MAHITEVVPNDTEIEAMTTPRNSKAAEAMQHKREIKKRLEDYLERAELRRALGDDDLF; translated from the coding sequence ATGGCTCATATTACTGAAGTCGTGCCCAACGATACTGAAATTGAGGCGATGACCACCCCCAGAAACAGCAAAGCGGCAGAGGCAATGCAACATAAGCGTGAGATAAAGAAACGCTTGGAAGATTACCTCGAACGCGCCGAATTACGACGTGCATTAGGAGATGACGACTTATTCTAA
- a CDS encoding CHASE domain-containing sensor histidine kinase, with protein sequence MDTDRFPESFGPPKSFFISVVRSSWLMLVAALTFMGISWFVLQEYLRERGEERFNNNVQELSEAVSRRMTAYEQVLRGGVGLFLSSRGVTRSEWQTYVANARLSDYYPGIQGLGFAELVTPATLDEFTQQVQQEGFSDFRITPIGDRELYCVIKYLEPFDWRNQRAFGFDMCSEATRRSAILKAITSGLPKVSGKVTLVQETPENTQAGVLMYVPLYRGQPMTEVERMQQAIGVVYALFRMNDLMQGIMGKRFSGIKLAIYDGSEANRTHLMFSSDPKLPSSKDVFYQSQLETMEGQVWRIDVSSESRFISRAEQTRSVWLQVIGCAFILALFYAVISMARNRYQESMLTAELIANEKRFRLIIEASPSALFMVDKTGVITLVNTQGERLFGYTREELLGRSINMLLPETLREIHQQHLSHYLVHPIAKNMSMRDDLLGCCKDGTPLAVEVGLTPVHFSNGIYILTTINNISERKRIEAQRIEHMAELERINQELDRFAYIASHDLKSPLRGIEQLTTWLSEDLVDNTNENVQKYLGLIQNRIQRMVRLLDGLLTFSRIGRVDNEMVEVDSRQLVEDMFALVAPPQGFELVLEGDFPHFKTVKTLLELVVRNLISNAIKHHDRGFGVLKVLCETKNTYYWFSVVDDGPGISSEFQLKVFEMFQTLRPRDEVEGSGLGLSLVKKTVDSLGGKIQLESVGRGCCFRFSWPIHIVNKEGI encoded by the coding sequence ATGGACACGGATCGTTTTCCCGAATCTTTCGGCCCTCCAAAAAGTTTTTTTATCAGTGTGGTTCGTTCAAGTTGGCTAATGTTAGTTGCTGCGCTCACATTTATGGGCATTTCTTGGTTTGTTCTTCAAGAATATCTTCGGGAACGGGGCGAAGAACGATTTAACAACAATGTTCAGGAGTTGTCTGAGGCCGTTAGCCGCAGAATGACAGCTTATGAGCAGGTTTTACGTGGTGGGGTGGGGCTCTTTTTATCTTCTCGCGGCGTGACTCGAAGTGAATGGCAAACTTATGTCGCTAATGCGCGGTTATCTGATTATTACCCGGGAATTCAAGGCTTAGGTTTTGCTGAGCTTGTTACGCCTGCCACCTTGGATGAGTTTACGCAGCAAGTCCAACAGGAGGGGTTTAGTGATTTTCGTATCACCCCTATAGGAGATAGAGAGCTTTATTGTGTCATCAAATACTTAGAACCATTTGACTGGCGAAATCAGCGGGCATTTGGTTTTGATATGTGCTCCGAAGCGACTCGTCGTTCCGCTATTTTAAAAGCCATTACTTCGGGATTGCCCAAGGTCTCAGGCAAAGTCACATTGGTGCAGGAAACGCCCGAGAATACTCAGGCTGGCGTGTTAATGTACGTCCCTTTATATCGTGGTCAGCCCATGACTGAAGTAGAACGCATGCAACAGGCGATAGGCGTTGTTTATGCGCTTTTTAGAATGAATGACCTAATGCAAGGCATTATGGGAAAGCGTTTTTCCGGTATTAAACTGGCCATTTATGATGGTTCAGAGGCAAATCGTACCCATCTCATGTTTAGCTCAGATCCAAAACTCCCTTCTTCTAAGGATGTTTTTTATCAATCGCAATTAGAAACCATGGAAGGGCAAGTTTGGCGAATCGATGTTTCTTCCGAATCACGGTTTATTTCGAGAGCTGAACAAACGCGGAGTGTTTGGCTGCAAGTGATTGGTTGTGCCTTTATTCTTGCCTTATTTTACGCCGTTATCAGTATGGCTCGTAATCGATATCAAGAGTCGATGTTGACGGCCGAATTGATTGCCAATGAAAAACGCTTTCGTCTAATCATTGAGGCATCTCCCAGCGCGCTATTTATGGTGGATAAAACTGGAGTGATTACCTTGGTCAATACCCAGGGGGAGCGTCTTTTTGGTTATACAAGGGAAGAGTTACTGGGGCGCTCAATTAATATGTTGTTACCTGAAACGCTCAGGGAAATTCATCAACAACATCTTTCTCATTATTTGGTTCATCCCATCGCGAAGAATATGTCGATGCGTGATGATCTCCTCGGCTGCTGTAAAGATGGCACACCTTTAGCGGTTGAAGTCGGATTAACGCCTGTCCACTTTAGTAATGGGATCTATATTTTAACGACGATCAACAATATCTCTGAACGTAAACGGATTGAAGCGCAGCGTATAGAGCATATGGCTGAGTTGGAGCGCATTAATCAAGAGCTAGATAGATTTGCTTATATTGCCTCCCATGATTTGAAGTCTCCTCTAAGGGGGATTGAGCAGTTAACCACTTGGTTAAGTGAGGATCTTGTCGATAACACTAATGAAAACGTTCAAAAATACTTAGGACTCATTCAAAACCGTATTCAGAGAATGGTGCGATTACTCGACGGTTTGCTGACATTTTCCCGTATTGGGCGAGTTGATAATGAAATGGTTGAAGTCGACAGCCGACAACTTGTTGAAGATATGTTTGCTTTGGTGGCTCCACCGCAAGGATTTGAATTAGTACTCGAAGGTGATTTTCCGCATTTTAAAACCGTTAAAACCTTACTAGAGCTGGTGGTTCGGAATTTAATCAGCAATGCGATTAAACACCATGATAGAGGTTTTGGCGTGCTAAAGGTGTTATGTGAAACTAAAAATACCTATTACTGGTTTAGTGTTGTTGATGACGGTCCCGGCATTTCCAGTGAGTTTCAGCTAAAAGTGTTCGAAATGTTTCAAACGCTAAGACCACGAGATGAGGTGGAAGGAAGTGGGTTAGGGCTATCGCTTGTTAAAAAGACGGTTGATAGTCTTGGCGGCAAAATTCAACTCGAATCAGTGGGCCGAGGTTGTTGTTTTAGGTTTAGCTGGCCTATTCACATAGTCAACAAGGAGGGGATATGA
- a CDS encoding response regulator has translation MSNSNHYKPVTILLVDDDDVDYIAVQRAMKRLRLLNPLVRARDGLEALTILTNTDAIKGAYLILLDLNMPRMNGFEFLEHIRSDPILSSSVVFMLTTSCTDEDRMKAYSHHVAGYMVKTDIKYGFHNIFNMLEGYWRIVELPSV, from the coding sequence ATGAGCAATAGTAATCACTATAAACCCGTTACCATTCTGTTGGTTGATGACGACGACGTGGATTATATAGCTGTACAGAGGGCGATGAAGCGATTGCGGCTGCTAAACCCTTTGGTGCGCGCGCGGGATGGGCTGGAAGCGCTAACAATTCTCACCAATACGGACGCCATAAAAGGCGCTTATTTGATCTTGCTTGATCTCAATATGCCGAGAATGAACGGTTTTGAATTTCTTGAGCATATTCGTTCCGATCCCATTTTGTCCTCTTCAGTGGTGTTTATGCTGACCACTTCCTGTACTGATGAAGATCGAATGAAAGCCTACAGCCATCATGTCGCTGGCTATATGGTGAAAACGGATATCAAATATGGTTTCCATAATATTTTTAATATGTTGGAAGGCTACTGGCGCATCGTTGAATTGCCAAGTGTATAG
- a CDS encoding putative bifunctional diguanylate cyclase/phosphodiesterase, translating into MDLLLIDDDEVDRTAIIRALRQSKLAFNVVEANCAFDGLNLALQRHFDGILLDYLLPDANGLEVLIKLNSMTQEQTVVVMLSRYEDEKLAQRCIELGAQDFLLKDEVNSRILSRSIRYAKQRASMALALRNSHEKLKELAEHDSLTKLMNRYGFELCLNRAIARVKRSNDLLAVILLDLDDFKAINDTLGHQTGDILLVKVASRLSTVLRDGDVIARLGGDEFVVLVTDNDYKYFPMIVANRLLKAFEEVFCLGDNDVMIGASIGVAFYNEAASDSSELMKCADIAMYRAKKMGRNQIQFYSEALDKEVRYRNHIESSLRIALRLNQFKVYYQVQVDAQTHQMVGMEALIRWLHPEDGLISPDQFLPIAEEIGLMEEIGDWVLFETCRQAQYWLNQLAPTGHSFTIAVNLSASQIGHVDLYEKIAHVLKVTGLTPGALELEITENCLIEEPHEHAKILDKIAQLGVRFALDDFGTGFSSLEHIKLFPISVLKIDKSFIASYDKDEKDTRLLSALLNFAYGFNVTSVAEGIETLEQAEFCTVRHCNLLQGYLFSRPLEASEFEAKYITPLLSKL; encoded by the coding sequence ATGGATTTACTACTGATCGATGATGATGAAGTCGATAGAACAGCTATTATTCGGGCGCTGCGACAATCCAAGCTCGCCTTTAATGTGGTTGAGGCGAATTGTGCTTTTGATGGCTTAAATCTTGCCTTACAGCGTCATTTTGATGGGATTTTACTCGACTACCTATTGCCAGATGCCAACGGCTTAGAGGTGCTGATCAAACTTAATTCGATGACTCAGGAACAAACGGTTGTGGTGATGCTGAGCCGTTATGAAGATGAAAAACTTGCACAGCGTTGTATCGAATTAGGCGCACAGGATTTTTTACTTAAGGATGAAGTTAACTCAAGAATTCTCAGTCGTTCAATTCGTTACGCTAAACAGCGAGCTTCTATGGCGCTTGCCTTGAGGAATAGTCATGAAAAACTGAAAGAGCTAGCTGAACACGATTCTCTCACCAAATTAATGAATCGATATGGTTTTGAGCTGTGCTTAAATCGGGCAATCGCCAGGGTAAAACGCAGTAATGATTTGTTAGCAGTGATCTTGCTCGATCTGGATGATTTTAAAGCAATTAATGATACTCTTGGTCACCAGACTGGTGATATTTTGTTAGTGAAGGTCGCATCGAGATTGAGCACAGTGTTGCGGGATGGGGATGTGATTGCTCGTTTAGGCGGGGATGAATTTGTGGTGTTAGTGACTGACAATGACTACAAATATTTCCCCATGATAGTGGCTAACCGTCTACTTAAAGCTTTTGAAGAAGTGTTTTGTCTTGGCGATAACGATGTGATGATCGGCGCTAGCATCGGAGTGGCTTTTTATAATGAAGCGGCCTCAGATAGCTCCGAGTTAATGAAATGTGCCGATATTGCGATGTATCGTGCTAAAAAAATGGGACGTAACCAGATCCAGTTTTACTCCGAGGCGCTAGATAAAGAGGTGCGCTATCGCAATCATATTGAATCTAGTTTGAGAATAGCCTTAAGGCTGAATCAGTTTAAGGTTTATTATCAAGTACAAGTTGATGCTCAAACACATCAAATGGTGGGGATGGAGGCACTGATCCGTTGGTTGCATCCAGAGGATGGCTTGATTTCACCAGACCAATTTCTGCCCATTGCTGAAGAAATAGGGCTGATGGAAGAGATTGGTGATTGGGTCTTGTTCGAAACCTGTCGTCAGGCCCAGTATTGGCTTAATCAATTAGCGCCAACTGGACATAGTTTCACCATTGCGGTGAATTTATCAGCATCTCAAATTGGTCATGTCGACTTATATGAGAAAATTGCCCATGTTCTAAAAGTGACAGGGCTAACACCAGGCGCGCTAGAGTTAGAAATTACCGAAAACTGTTTAATTGAAGAGCCCCACGAGCATGCGAAGATCCTCGATAAAATAGCCCAACTTGGAGTGCGATTCGCCTTGGATGATTTTGGTACGGGATTTTCATCTCTTGAACACATTAAATTGTTTCCTATCAGTGTGCTAAAAATCGATAAAAGCTTTATCGCTTCCTACGATAAGGATGAAAAGGACACTCGTTTGCTCAGTGCACTGCTGAACTTTGCCTATGGTTTTAACGTTACCTCCGTTGCCGAAGGGATTGAAACTCTTGAACAAGCAGAGTTTTGCACGGTAAGACATTGTAATCTATTGCAGGGCTACCTCTTTTCTCGCCCCTTAGAGGCAAGTGAGTTTGAGGCAAAATACATCACGCCGTTACTTTCTAAATTGTGA